From the Capnocytophaga sp. oral taxon 878 genome, the window ACTTCTACAAAAACTGATTTTATACTTCAGCAGGAGTTGTTTCTGTTGTTGTTGTTTCTTCTTCTAAAAAACCTTTTTTAAGCAGAAGGTTATACCATTGTATTACTTTTTTAATATCACTTGCGTAAACGCGATCACGGTCATAAGCGGGGAGTACTTGTGCAAAATATTCTTCAAGAGTAGCTCCGTCGGATTTGGGTGATATGCGTGCTTCCTTACCTTCTTCTAATTTCTTCATATTTTCAAATACTACTGATAAAGGTATTTCTTCGGTATCGGTGTAGATAGCGATTTCGGATAATAGGCTTACGTTATTGCGTATGCCTACTGATATGCGTTTGTCATCGGCTAAAGATGTAGCTAAGAATCCTGAACGTGTTTGAGTTTCGAGATGGTATAAACCTGGCTTGCCTGATATGGCTAGTATTTTCGTTAAATTCATTTTATTTTTAATTAAGTTATTTTTGATAGAATTTCATTCGGTAATCTACTTTTACTTTTCCTTTGCTGATACTGATAAGCTTGTTTTTGATGATTTGCTTTTTGAATGTGGATAGCTTATCGGTAAATAGGATTCCTTCGATATGGTCATACTCGTGTTGTACTACGCGGGCTGCCAATCCGTTGAGGGTAAGGGTTTGTGGATTGAAATCTTCATCGAGAAAGGTGATGGTGATTTGTTCTGGGCGGCTTACATCTTCGCGTATTCCTGGTATGCTGAGGCATCCTTCATTAAAGTTCCAGTTTTTGCCTGTTTCTTCGGTTATTTTGGCGTTGATGAAAGTTTTCTTGAAGTTTTTCAAGAAGTTACGCTCGTCTTCGGTAAGGTCATCATCATCGGCAAAGGGTGCGGTATCGACTACGAAGAGGCGTATAGGCAACCCTATTTGTGGGGCTGCTAGCCCTACGCCGTTGGCGTAGTTCATAGTGTCGTACATATTGGCTATCAGTGCTTTGAGTTGTGGATAATCTGGAGTGATATCCTTTGCTACTTCTCTGAGTACTGGGTTGCCATAGGCTATTATTGGTAAGACCATTGTGTTTTATATTTTTTTGAGGGGGCAAAGGTACGAAACAATTAACAATTAACAAATAATAATTTGAAAAATTGTAATTGGGGGATGTGTGGGTGGTAGGATTGGGGGTGGCTGTTTGGTGGTTAAAATAGGATGAAAAGTGGTGATAGAAGGAAGATGCTTTTTCTGTTTTTCGGGCGAAAAATAGAAAAAAGTACTATTTTTTTATATTTTTTGGTAGAAATTTGGGATTTGGTGATTGTATACTTATTATCCGATATTGATCGGACTTAGAAGCGAGATGGCTTCAGCAGAAAATTTTTCTTTTTTGCCGAAACTAAAAAACAAGAGATTAGTCTGCCAAAAATAAGGTTAATTATTGTTGGGGTGGGTGCTATCCTTCGTTTATAGTTCGTTTATCCTTCGTTATTCGTTCGTTCATTATAGGGAATAGTTGGAAGGTGGTTGGGCTGGTATTTGGGGTGTGTTTGGTTGTGAGGAGTGGTTGTACTTTGTTTGGTTGGCACATTGGATGGCTTTTATATTGGTATTTTTTGAATAATGGATAGGTGGAAGTTTATTAATTATTTGGACATAGATAAGAGTTTTTGGGATGTGGATAAGGGGTGTGGGGGGAATGTACTGACTGTTAAGTATCTGAGTTTTTTCTTCTTTAAATCAAATATAAATTAAGAAGTTTTTATGATATTTTATTGCACAGTTTTGAAAAACTATGTACTTTTGTACCGAAAATTTTAACGTATTACATTATATAAAAACTATAAAACGAATGGCAGGATTATTTAAAACATCTGTTGCACGGAAAGTGATGATGGCACTCTCAGCACTTTTCCTCGTTCTCTTCTTAATTATTCACTTTGCGGTGAATATTACCTCGGTGATTAGTGAGAACATCTTTAATGAGTTGTCCCATTTTATGGGGACTAACCCTTTGATTCAGTTTGCTTTGCAACCTGTATTGCTTATTGGGGTTTTGTTCCACTTTATTATGGGATTTGTTTTGGAGCTTCAAAATAGGAAGGCTCGTGGAGGTGAGGCGTATTACAGATACAATGGTGGGGCAAACTCTACTTGGATGTCGCGTAATATGATCATTTCGGGGGTGATGATTCTTTTGTTTTTGGGTCTTCACCTTTATGATTTTTGGGTAGGAGAGATGAATTACAAGTACATTGAGCAATTGGCTCCGAACCCTGATCGTTATTATCACGAATTGGTTGAGAAGTTTCATGACCCTATCCATGTTGGATTTTATGTATTGTGCTTTGTGTTTTTAGCATTGCACTTGTTACATGGTTTCCAATCGGCTTTTCAATCGATGGGGTGGAAAGATGATGCGAGGAAGAAAGTTATTAGCCAAATAGGTAATTGGTATACCTTTATTATTTGTGGGGGCTTTATTTTCATTGCTCTTTTCCATTATTTTAATCACTTATTAACAGCTTAATTTTATGAGTACATTAGATTCTAAAATTCCTGAAGGTCCTATAGCGGACAAATGGACAAAATATAAAGACCATATTAACCTTGTAAACCCTGCTAACAAACGTAATATTGATGTGATTGTGGTGGGTACTGGTTTGGCTGGTGGCTCGGCAGCTGCTACTTTGGCAGAATTGGGTTATAATGTAAAGGCTTTTGCTTACCAAGATTCGCCACGCCGTGCGCACTCAATTGCTGCGCAGGGAGGTATTAATGCTGCTAAGAACTATATGGGTGATGGTGACTCAAACTATCGCTTATTTTACGATACTGTAAAGGGTGGTGACTATCGCGCTCGTGAGGCTAACGTATATCGTCTTGCTGAAGTGTCAGGCAACATCATTGACCAGTGTGTGGCTCAAGGGGTACCTTTTGCTCGTGACTACGGCGGGCTACTTGATAACCGTTCTTTTGGTGGGGTGTTGGTATCGCGTACTTTTTATGCTAAAGGACAAACAGGGCAACAGCTTTTACTTGGTTGTTACTCGGCTATGAACCGCCAAATTGCTCGTGGTAAGATTGATATGTACAACCGCCACGAAATGCTTGATGTGGTAATAGTAGACGGCAAAGCGCGTGGTATCATTGCTCGTAACTTGGTAACAGGAGAGATTGAGCGTCACTCGGCTCACGCGGTGGTTATCGCTTCGGGTGGTTATGGTAACGTATACTTCCTTTCAACCAATGCAATGGGCTCTAACGCTACTGCTGCATGGAAGATACATAAAAAAGGTGCTTACTTTGCTAACCCTTGCTTCACTCAAATCCACCCTACTTGTATTCCTCGTTCAGGTGACTATCAGTCTAAATTGACCTTGATGTCGGAATCATTACGTAATGATGGACGTATTTGGGTACCTAAGCATATGGAGGATGCAGTGGCTATTCGTGAAAAACGCAAGAAACCTACTGATATACCTGAAGAAGACCGCGATTACTACTTAGAGCGTCGTTATCCTGCGTTTGGTAACCTTGTGCCTCGTGACGTGGCTTCGCGTGCCG encodes:
- a CDS encoding fumarate reductase/succinate dehydrogenase flavoprotein subunit, translating into MSTLDSKIPEGPIADKWTKYKDHINLVNPANKRNIDVIVVGTGLAGGSAAATLAELGYNVKAFAYQDSPRRAHSIAAQGGINAAKNYMGDGDSNYRLFYDTVKGGDYRAREANVYRLAEVSGNIIDQCVAQGVPFARDYGGLLDNRSFGGVLVSRTFYAKGQTGQQLLLGCYSAMNRQIARGKIDMYNRHEMLDVVIVDGKARGIIARNLVTGEIERHSAHAVVIASGGYGNVYFLSTNAMGSNATAAWKIHKKGAYFANPCFTQIHPTCIPRSGDYQSKLTLMSESLRNDGRIWVPKHMEDAVAIREKRKKPTDIPEEDRDYYLERRYPAFGNLVPRDVASRAAKERCDAGYGVNETGEAVYLDFASAIERYGKEQCKIHGVENPTKEEIIKRGEKIVEAKYGNLFQMYEKIVAENPYKTPMMIYPATHYTMGGIWVDYNLMTTIPGCYAIGEANFSDHGANRLGASALMQGLADGYFVLPYTIGDYLAADIRTGKIPTDTPEFDEAERIVKERLAYFINNKGTHSVDYFHKKLGKVMWDKVGMARNAEGLKEAIKEIREIREDFWKNVKVPGELTGMNVELEKAGRVADFLELGELFAKDALERNESCGGHFREEYQTPDGEALRDDVNYAYVAAWQYTGNPKEVVNTYNPSEEIMHKEALEFKDIELKQRSYK
- a CDS encoding succinate dehydrogenase cytochrome b subunit — encoded protein: MAGLFKTSVARKVMMALSALFLVLFLIIHFAVNITSVISENIFNELSHFMGTNPLIQFALQPVLLIGVLFHFIMGFVLELQNRKARGGEAYYRYNGGANSTWMSRNMIISGVMILLFLGLHLYDFWVGEMNYKYIEQLAPNPDRYYHELVEKFHDPIHVGFYVLCFVFLALHLLHGFQSAFQSMGWKDDARKKVISQIGNWYTFIICGGFIFIALFHYFNHLLTA
- the def gene encoding peptide deformylase; this translates as MVLPIIAYGNPVLREVAKDITPDYPQLKALIANMYDTMNYANGVGLAAPQIGLPIRLFVVDTAPFADDDDLTEDERNFLKNFKKTFINAKITEETGKNWNFNEGCLSIPGIREDVSRPEQITITFLDEDFNPQTLTLNGLAARVVQHEYDHIEGILFTDKLSTFKKQIIKNKLISISKGKVKVDYRMKFYQK
- a CDS encoding DUF5606 domain-containing protein, with product MNLTKILAISGKPGLYHLETQTRSGFLATSLADDKRISVGIRNNVSLLSEIAIYTDTEEIPLSVVFENMKKLEEGKEARISPKSDGATLEEYFAQVLPAYDRDRVYASDIKKVIQWYNLLLKKGFLEEETTTTETTPAEV